A stretch of Aythya fuligula isolate bAytFul2 chromosome 1, bAytFul2.pri, whole genome shotgun sequence DNA encodes these proteins:
- the LOC116500207 gene encoding granulocyte-macrophage colony-stimulating factor receptor subunit alpha-like isoform X1 yields the protein MTSVLSVPLYCNRHRETSLQGGDMNDTAIENFICVIYNVSFMNCTWHVSRTVPGDTQYFLYWKSSRKEDFIGCQNYVKDNWGRHTGCRFQNVTIENKKAYFLVNGSGQNIQSYKNIIALYKIEKLTPPLNVTVNCKGLSHSCEIKWQPPRTSHVKRDTCFKYQVVIEKKVDPEKGIKDTSKMETNITGNSYIFDSFSAERRYSIKIRATDNGCLVSKNWGEWSTPVEFGGEQLTSTSSYLLLLVSELAASVVFFLCAVNIYLKTVPARVLQPKDPFHEIAPMNFQTEHKNQLIKHETEEITVIEEVA from the exons ATGACTTCCGTCCTTTCTGTGCCCCTTTACTGTAACCGCCACAGGGAAACATCTTTGCAAGGAGGag ACATGAATGACACAGCCATAGAAAATTTTATCTGTGTGATATATAATGTTTCCTTCATGAACTGCACTTGGCATGTGAGCAGGACAGTTCCAGGAGATACCCAATATTTCCTGTACTGGAAGAGCTCACG gaaagaagattTCATAGGATGCCAGAATTATGTCAAAGATAATTGGGGAAGGCACACGGGATGTAGATTCCAAAATGTGacaatagaaaataagaaagcttATTTCCTGGTAAATGGAAGTGGACAAAACATTCAGTCCTACAAGAATATCATTGCTCTGTACAAAATTG agaagCTCACCCCTCCATTAAATGTCACTGTGAACTGTAAAGGACTTTCTCATAGTTGTGAAATTAAGTGGCAACCACCTCGTACAAGTCATGTGAAAAGAGACACTTGTTTCAAATACCAAGTTGTCATAGAAAAGAAG GTTGATCCTGAGAAAGGCATCAAAGACACATCTAAAATG GAAACAAACATCACTGGAAACTCCTACATATTTGACAGCTTTAGTGCAGAAAGAAGATACAGCATCAAAATCAGAGCTACTGACAATGGTTGCTTAGTGAGCAAAAACTGGGGGGAGTGGAGTACACCTGTAGAGTTTG GAGGAGAACAACTTACGTCTACTTCATCATATCTGCTACTTCTGGTATCAGAACTGGCAGCAAGTGTCgtattttttctctgtgcagt aaatatttatttgaaaacagtaCCTGCTAGAGTACTACAGCCAAAAGACCCATTCCATGAGATCGCTCCAATGAATTTCCAG aCAGAACATAAGAATCAATTAATAAAGcatgaaactgaagaaataactGTTATTGAAGAAGTGGCATAA
- the LOC116500207 gene encoding granulocyte-macrophage colony-stimulating factor receptor subunit alpha-like isoform X2 — MTSVLSVPLYCNRHRETSLQGGDMNDTAIENFICVIYNVSFMNCTWHVSRTVPGDTQYFLYWKSSRKEDFIGCQNYVKDNWGRHTGCRFQNVTIENKKAYFLVNGSGQNIQSYKNIIALYKIEKLTPPLNVTVNCKGLSHSCEIKWQPPRTSHVKRDTCFKYQVVIEKKVDPEKGIKDTSKMETNITGNSYIFDSFSAERRYSIKIRATDNGCLVSKNWGEWSTPVEFGGEQLTSTSSYLLLLVSELAASVVFFLCAVQNIRIN, encoded by the exons ATGACTTCCGTCCTTTCTGTGCCCCTTTACTGTAACCGCCACAGGGAAACATCTTTGCAAGGAGGag ACATGAATGACACAGCCATAGAAAATTTTATCTGTGTGATATATAATGTTTCCTTCATGAACTGCACTTGGCATGTGAGCAGGACAGTTCCAGGAGATACCCAATATTTCCTGTACTGGAAGAGCTCACG gaaagaagattTCATAGGATGCCAGAATTATGTCAAAGATAATTGGGGAAGGCACACGGGATGTAGATTCCAAAATGTGacaatagaaaataagaaagcttATTTCCTGGTAAATGGAAGTGGACAAAACATTCAGTCCTACAAGAATATCATTGCTCTGTACAAAATTG agaagCTCACCCCTCCATTAAATGTCACTGTGAACTGTAAAGGACTTTCTCATAGTTGTGAAATTAAGTGGCAACCACCTCGTACAAGTCATGTGAAAAGAGACACTTGTTTCAAATACCAAGTTGTCATAGAAAAGAAG GTTGATCCTGAGAAAGGCATCAAAGACACATCTAAAATG GAAACAAACATCACTGGAAACTCCTACATATTTGACAGCTTTAGTGCAGAAAGAAGATACAGCATCAAAATCAGAGCTACTGACAATGGTTGCTTAGTGAGCAAAAACTGGGGGGAGTGGAGTACACCTGTAGAGTTTG GAGGAGAACAACTTACGTCTACTTCATCATATCTGCTACTTCTGGTATCAGAACTGGCAGCAAGTGTCgtattttttctctgtgcagt aCAGAACATAAGAATCAATTAA